From the genome of Solibacillus sp. FSL H8-0538:
GATTTTCCTACTATTAATGTTCCTTCTTAAAAAGTTCGCTTGGGGTCCTTTAATGGGAATCATGCAAGAACGTGAACAATTAGTTGCTAGTGAAATCGACGCAGCTGAAAAAGCTCGCACAGAAACTCGAGCATTACTAGAAGAACAAAAGAGCCTTCTTAAAGAAGCTCGCACAGAAGCGCAATCAATTATTGAAGGCGCTAAGAAGCAAGGTGAAGCTAGTCGTGAAGAAATCGTCACAGCTGCTCGCACTGAAGCTAACCGTCTAAAAGAATCTGCTGTTCGTGAGATCGAAACAGCGAAAGAGAAAGCAATTGCTGCTGTACGTGAAGAAGTAGTTTCACTATCAGTACTTGCTGCATCTAAAGTTCTTGGAAAAGAAATTTCTGAAGAGGACAACAGCGCATTAATTAAAGAAACGATTGCGAAGGCAGGCGAAGCAAAATGAGTCAATCGACTGTAGCTAAGCGTTATGCTCAAGCATTATTT
Proteins encoded in this window:
- the atpF gene encoding F0F1 ATP synthase subunit B, producing the protein MLLDYLVLGAGAEKFNSGDVLATLAIFLLLMFLLKKFAWGPLMGIMQEREQLVASEIDAAEKARTETRALLEEQKSLLKEARTEAQSIIEGAKKQGEASREEIVTAARTEANRLKESAVREIETAKEKAIAAVREEVVSLSVLAASKVLGKEISEEDNSALIKETIAKAGEAK